In a single window of the Prinia subflava isolate CZ2003 ecotype Zambia chromosome 3, Cam_Psub_1.2, whole genome shotgun sequence genome:
- the LOC134548994 gene encoding C->U-editing enzyme APOBEC-1-like isoform X2 translates to MHGRRGRGLRGMYISRRALRSHFDPRKYPHETYLLCQLEWNGSGNDWIHWVRNDKKHAEVYFLEEIFEPRIYGFCTITLYLSYSPCWRCCSKIQDFLNRYPNVKIDIFVARLFYADDGKNCKGLKELSKLQRVTIQVMEVADYKHCLRIFIQSGVCYDFSPEDFETEIRRYRLMLKNILTTS, encoded by the exons ATGCACGGGAGACGCGGGAGAGGGCTGAGAGG CATGTATATATCTCGGAGGGCATTAAGAAGTCACTTTGATCCCCGCAAATATCCACATGAGACATACCTACTGTGTCAGCTGGAGTGGAATGGGAGTGGCAACGATTGGATACACTGGGTCAGAAATGACAAAAAGCATGCGGAAGTGTACTTCCTGGAGGAAATCTTCGAGCCAAGAATCTACGGTTTCTGTACCATCACCTTGTACCTGTCCTATAGCccctgctggaggtgctgcagtAAAATACAGGATTTCCTGAACAGATATCCCAATGTGAAAATAGACATATTTGTAGCACGGCTCTTCTACGCAGATGACGGAAAAAACTGCAAAGGCCTGAAGGAACTTAGCAAGTTGCAGAGAGTAACCATTCAAGTCATGGAAGTTGCAG ACTATAAGCACTGTCTGCGCATCTTCATACAAAGTGGAGTCTGTTACGATTTCTCGCCGGAGGACTTTGAAACAGAGATACGGAGATATCGTTTAATGCTCAAAAATATCCTCACG ACCTCCtga
- the LOC134548994 gene encoding C->U-editing enzyme APOBEC-1-like isoform X1 has product MHGRRGRGLRGMYISRRALRSHFDPRKYPHETYLLCQLEWNGSGNDWIHWVRNDKKHAEVYFLEEIFEPRIYGFCTITLYLSYSPCWRCCSKIQDFLNRYPNVKIDIFVARLFYADDGKNCKGLKELSKLQRVTIQVMEVADYKHCLRIFIQSGVCYDFSPEDFETEIRRYRLMLKNILTDPYL; this is encoded by the exons ATGCACGGGAGACGCGGGAGAGGGCTGAGAGG CATGTATATATCTCGGAGGGCATTAAGAAGTCACTTTGATCCCCGCAAATATCCACATGAGACATACCTACTGTGTCAGCTGGAGTGGAATGGGAGTGGCAACGATTGGATACACTGGGTCAGAAATGACAAAAAGCATGCGGAAGTGTACTTCCTGGAGGAAATCTTCGAGCCAAGAATCTACGGTTTCTGTACCATCACCTTGTACCTGTCCTATAGCccctgctggaggtgctgcagtAAAATACAGGATTTCCTGAACAGATATCCCAATGTGAAAATAGACATATTTGTAGCACGGCTCTTCTACGCAGATGACGGAAAAAACTGCAAAGGCCTGAAGGAACTTAGCAAGTTGCAGAGAGTAACCATTCAAGTCATGGAAGTTGCAG ACTATAAGCACTGTCTGCGCATCTTCATACAAAGTGGAGTCTGTTACGATTTCTCGCCGGAGGACTTTGAAACAGAGATACGGAGATATCGTTTAATGCTCAAAAATATCCTCACG GATCCTTATTTgtag